taatcacgTATTGTCTTTTAAAAATGTCATATTACTTGTAATCAATGATAGTTTTTCTCAAggtaatttacattttaaagaatttatcaaaataattttattaattaattaaaaaattaaaagtatgatcataaaatatttaaattttatttagttatcaAAAGTACTGGTCTTGCTGATCTGATGCACGAATCAGCGCCAAGAGAATTTGCGTTAGAAAAATGTCCATACGCTGATGGCTTTCGTGAAGAATggactgaaaaattataaacttgtGGTAAAATactttgatttaattataaaaaatctctaataattaattttattctcgTTGCACAGGATCAATgggtttaattaaataaaacattaatcaataaaaaatttatcaattgaaacagtttacatttttttttctttcatttaaaatttaaaatttcttgatttatttttgtcgATGGAAACATCCAGTCTGTGGTCGTCTTTGGTCTCTTGACTTTGactagttttttattttcttttaaatataaaaaaagttttaattacttttaatatttataagaaatataataataaaaatttaaattactttaaaatcattttttttctcctctGGATAAATCCGACAAAGTATGAATTCTTACCCCTGAGTCTGTTACTTTTCCTTTAACTCTGAATTGATCATTTCCAGCACCGACACTTAATCCAGATTCACCAACTTTACCTTTAACTCTGAAACTATCAGATCTAGCACCGATACTAATTCCAGATGGACCAACTTTCCCTGATACTCTCATTTTTTCACCAGTTGGACTTTTCATGTCAGAACTTACGGTAACAGATTGACCCATTgtcttgaaatttatttaaaaagttataaaataaaattatttaataggaaattactatttaaaataaaataatgtaattaattatcaaataaataattacgttACGGACGTTGAGTTACAAATAAACTCAATAGTTTAATAAGTAAAGTAACTAATTCAACTGTAATGttttccataaattttattcaatttatagataatttaataataaaaattttcattattttgtgTCTTTATCTCTACattgtaatgataataaattacagacaataaacatttttaattttttatttttataattattttaaaaaatttataatcgcGTGTAATCAATGATAGTTTTcttttagataatttaaatttttaaatattttatcaaagggattattcattataaataaaacattgacAGTATGATCATAAagagattaaatttattatttaattctcaaaaatactgaaaaaaattaattaattaattaaaaaatcaccaCAGTAatggattttattaaaatttatctgtcTACTGTCATGATTTTTCTTCTCGTACTGGAAactagacatttttttttaaatactaaataaaaataattatttctattaattaatttatttaattaaataaattaatgatgctgaagttagtagacaattaaaaatacgtGATGATAAACAATTACAGTCAATAGTTTTGTGTTTTTTAATCAcgtattatcatttaaaaatgtcCTGTCGCGTGTAATCAATGATAGTCTTCCTCTAGATAATTAACAccttcaattaaataaaaagatttattaattacaagtaaaaaatttaaagtatgatcataaaataattaatttatttaattttcaaaagtactgtgcaaaaaaaattaattgaaaataaaaaattacatgattaataaatattttttaaattcataattaattgcGATCAATTAACATAAGTACAATTAATCAAATCTTTTAGCTAATTCTCCAGTTTCGAACGCTTTCTTAACGTCAGTACCACCGCCAATGAACTCTCCCTTGACAAAAACCCTGGGTACACTTCTAGCTCCAGTTATTTCTCCCAAAATGTCCTGGTAGTCTTCCCCGTCGTCTTTTTCGTCCAGTTCAATTGCCTTGTATGTTTTGTTCATTTTATCAAAGACctggattttaaaaacaaataaatcaattgatgaattaattaattaattaattaattaattagtaatttaaagaTTTACCTCCTTGGCCATTTTACAATAAGGGCAgtaagtttttgaaaaaatgaccACAGTATCGGATTTTATCAAAGCTTCTACTGTTTCTTTGTCGACTGTCATGATTTTTCTTCTTGTACTGGAAACTAAACCCATTTtctaaagacatttttttttaaaatactaaataaaaataattgttactattaattatttaatttactaatcaaataaataaatttttaaacaataaactgACAGATTGAAAAAAAGTGACGGCTGaataaacaaatgaatttaaatttttaaaaattcgaattcaaatttaaaatagaaaaattaaaattcttgttaattagtagagtataaaatataaaattaattattgatgatttataattatggttttaatttaaaaatacatacagGAGAGAAAATACACAAGTTGATGAAACCTGGGCTCGGGTGCTGAATCACTTGAGATTAAacggtaaaaatttatattggttttttatcaataaaatacgtgactaaataaatatatatgtggatatatattttatgatgaaCTATTAGTCATAAGAATTAGAAATACTGGTCTACCAATCAGCTTTCCCGGAAGATTTCGGTGAGTTTTCAATACTCGACAGTCTATAGATTGGATCTGTGCTCTATTGCTAATTAATAAGAAGCAGAAAatggtatatttttatatatttaatttaaaagcttgCCTATAGCGAGAGCTAGAGCTAGATCATTTCCGAATGCAccctaattaatataattattaacacaaatgatttttaataaaatgattaaatttcaatttttaaatttcgcgccaagttGCCGCTACTGCGCGTCGCTCTATTCgacgttcaaatttttgctaaagtggGGGCGGTCGATGAATCGCAAAATCGATTGGTTTGTATCAACTGGCGGTCCAATAGcggcagtcagtatcatcgacAATGGCAGTAGTAGTCCAGATCCTTCTTTACGTTTGAATTGAAAGACAGTATCGCAGTTACGTTGTGTAATTATCCATTAAATTTGTTGCTCatagttattgtttaattaaattgtgcaGTGTTTGTAAAATGTTAATTGTGCAAAGTGTCTGTGGTGTCGTTAAGTGTTAAGTGTTCAGTGGTAGTGTAAAGTGTTGCTGATGGCTGATGCTGACAACTTCCTagttcctgagcaaaatcatctggcatcgtctggtagggaaa
This sequence is a window from Microplitis mediator isolate UGA2020A chromosome 3, iyMicMedi2.1, whole genome shotgun sequence. Protein-coding genes within it:
- the LOC130664975 gene encoding uncharacterized protein LOC130664975 isoform X1; the encoded protein is MGLVSSTRRKIMTVDKETVEALIKSDTVVIFSKTYCPYCKMAKEVFDKMNKTYKAIELDEKDDGEDYQDILGEITGARSVPRVFVKGEFIGGGTDVKKAFETGELAKRFD
- the LOC130664975 gene encoding uncharacterized protein LOC130664975 isoform X2, with translation MTVDKETVEALIKSDTVVIFSKTYCPYCKMAKEVFDKMNKTYKAIELDEKDDGEDYQDILGEITGARSVPRVFVKGEFIGGGTDVKKAFETGELAKRFD